In Gammaproteobacteria bacterium, the sequence CCATTCCTCTGCGACAGCCATTCAGTGTGACCAGAAAACGCAATGCCCGCATCATTGATCACGCCCTTATGGACAGGACCGGTGACCATCCCATCCAGCTCGCCAGATCGACACCCCTCGTGTGCATTTTGTAACAGGGTGAGCACATGCTCGACGTTATCTGTGCTCAACACCCCTGGTTGTACCTTGGCCACAACAGGCCGATGCACGACGGTCACTCGCCCAGCCTGATGCGCGTCTGTCGCTGACAGCGCCGACCGAAGGTCCGCAAACACCTGGAATTCCACCGATTTATTCAATAGCACCGCTCGCTGGTGAAGCACATCGGCGTCGCCAAAGACGATCAGTCGTGCCGGCCAATTCCGCTCAAGTGCCGCCAGAACAACATCAGGACCGATGCCAGCTGGCTCTCCAACAGTGATACCAAGCGTGATCACGCCGCCTCATCCAAGATCTTGACGTAAGCCTCGGCACGCAGTTGACGCAACCAAGTTTCTGCTGCCTCTTCAAATTTTCTCTGGAAAAGAATTCTTCGCGCCCGCTCCCGTTTGGCTTCTTCGGTTTGGTCGCTGGTCCGCCAACCTTCCACGCGCACAATGTGCCAACCGAACCGGCTGCGGAAAGGCATAGAAATTTCGCCTTCTTTCAATTGCTTAACAACTTCTTTAAATTCCGGAGTGTACACATCTGGGGATGCCCATCCCAAATCACCGCCCTCACTGGCGCTGCCGAGGTCTTCTGAATATTGCTTCGCCAGCGTCGCGAAGTCTGCGCCGTTGAGTACTTTTTCGCGAATTTCCATCAGTTTTTGACGGGCCTGTTCGTCTGAAAGTATTTTTGATGGCTTCAGCAAGATATGCCGTGCCCGAACTTCCCGCACCAGCTTTTGCTCCTCACCACCTTTTTTGTCCAATAGTTTAAGGATGTGCAAACCGCTGCCAGAACGCACCGGATCGGCCACTTCACCCACCTTGAGGCGTTTGGCAATCGGAACAAACAGGGTTGGCAACTGATTGGCGGTTCGCCACCCCATATCGCCCCCTTGCAACGCATCCTGACCGTCCGAATAGGCAACCGCCAAACGCGCAAAATCAGCCCCTGCGCGCAATTGTTTGACCAAGTCCGCCGCCTTTTGCCGAGCCGCTGCGATATCCTCGGGTGTTGCCGTCTCGGGGATAGCCACTAGGATATGGCCCAGCCGGTACTGCACCCGATTCGCCCCTTGTGCGTCCATCAGCTTGACCATATCATCCACTTCGCGTTCGCTGATAAACACTCGCCGTCCGACGAATCCTTGACGGATACGAGAAATCATAATTTCTTTTCGTAAATCTTCGCGAAACAGCGGGTAAGACTCGCCCTGCTGGGTGAGGCGCTCCTTAAATTGCGCCAACGTCATGCCATTTTTGCGTGCAATAGAGGCTATGGTGGCATTCAGCTCGGCATCGGACACGCGCACCCCGGCCCGCTCTGCCAGTTGCAACTGAATGCTGTCAAGAATCATACGTTCCAGCACCTGTTTTCTAAATTTTTTTTCGTCGGGCAATTGCACACCTTGTCGCTTTAACTGCGCTCGTACGGTTTCCAGTCGGCGCTCCAATTCGCTGTGTAAGATGACATCATCGTTCACAATGGCAATGATGCGTTCAAACACCACGGCGGTCGCATACGCCTGCCCCGACAGTCCCCACGCAAATAACCCGCCCAACAAAAACAATGCTAGTCTTTTCATATACATATCGTTTTCCATTCACCATCAATTCGAGAAAAAAGGATCTTGGTAGCCGCTGATACTCTTTTGTAGAAAACCAGTGTTGCCAAGTGAGCTTAGCCCCTTAAATACAAACTCCAAATAGAGTCCCGTGTTATAACGGCCAATCGTATTGGCCAACGGCTGCCCAAACGCATCCAAAGCGACGCTCAGATAGCGACGCTTAACCAACCTGATCGCCCAACAACAATCTTCATAAGCCACACCGGCCACCCATTCGATCGCCTGATCATTGGCCAAATCCCGATAATAGCGCCCGAGCATATGCCATTGCGGCGCCACCTGCCAGACCCCAGACAGATCGATCTGCTCCACACTACCGCCATCCACCAGCCGTCGGGTCCGATGTGCGACATTCAGCAAATGCTTATCGTCACGTCGATATTGCAACCGGAAGCTGGCGGCTTCTGTTTGTCCAGTATCCGGCCGCCACTCAATGGAGGAGCTGGCCTGCCAATGTTCATACGGAGACAACTGGGCATCAAAAAAAATAGGCGTCTCTTTTGCGTCGGTTTGGTTCACGACACTCGCTGCATCCGGAACGGATGAGACCAAATCAACCCGTGGCGACCGAAAATTCACCGCTTGACCAACGCCCCACCGGAACACTTCGCGGCCATCAGAGGCGGAATACAAACGTGAACTCACACCAACACTCAAACGATCAGCATCCCCCAAGCGGTCAATTCCAGTGTACCGGTTAGTCCGAAAAAGCCACTGATAGTTCCGTATCGGCGCCCCTGTATCGTACAACCCAATGTCCCGCTGATCTCTATAAGGCACATAGAGATAAAACAGCCGGGGCTCAAGCGTCTGTAGCCACTTATGTGAAAACAAACCGATGCGCCGCTCAAGATAAACACCAGCGTCCAGACTCACCATGGGCGTGGTGATCGTCAATTGATCCTGCTGACCTGACGGTTGGCGCTGTTCATAGTACCGCCAATCCAACATCCCGTTGAAGCGAAAGAAACCAGACAGGCCCTCTTTGGATAGCTGATAGCCAGTGCGCAAATGTATCCTATCGGCACTGGTCGCCGCATCGCGCTCAAAACGAACCGCCTCGCCGCTAATCGTCCAGTGGTCCTTCACTGGCTGATACTGGAAAGCCAACTGAGGGTAGCGGCGGTACGGATCGGTCTGAGCGTTTAACGCATCATCTGCCGACACGCGTGCAAGAAACTGCCATTCATCGTCAGCATAATCCAGCCTCCAGTCACGCCTGAGCTGTACGATACTGCTAGAATATAAATCGCGCCCCATGTCGAAGAAATAGCTGTCATCACTGACGCGATGATATTCCAGCGCCATTTTCCAGTGAGGGCCCCAACGGCTATCTTGGCGCCAGCGGAATTGGTAGCGCCGGCTGGGTGTTGGCGCCTCCGCCAACTTATCATCACCAAGATACCCAACGTCCACTTGTCCTTGCGAATGCTCACTTAAATAACGAAATTCGCTCTCCCACAGTGTTCCTCGTTCACTCATCCATCTTGGCGTCAGAGTCATGTCGTAATTCGGCGCCAAATTGAGGTAAATGGGTAATGCCAGCTCCTGTCCGTTAATGTCAGAATTTTCAAATACCGGAGCTAACAACCCGGAGGTGCGTTCATTTTTGGCCGGAAACAACAAGTAGGGCAAATAGAGTACGGGAACATCGCCAATATATAACAACATGTGCTTGGCGTGCCCGTAGCCAGTACGCGCATCAATTCCGATTTCAGCGGCTCGAATCTGCCAACTTTCGTCATCTTCCGGGCAGGTGGTATAAGCAGCATCACGTAACAGCAGACCAGATCGCACATCAATCTCGGCGTGACCCGCCTTTCCCCGGCCTGCACTCCCACGCAGCTGATACTGCGCACCATCCAGGGTCACTTTCTGTTGTCGGCTATCAGCTGTCAACTGCTCGGCATGCATCTGGACACTGTCCGATTCGAAGCGCAAATGTCCGCTCGCGCGAACCGCACCACTGGCCGCATCGATGGTGGCCTGATCGGCCAAGAACTGGCTATCCGGCAAACGCACCTCAACATTGCCCCGCGCCTCTGTTTGCTGTGCTTTGCTCACCAATTGCTCGGCGCGCACAGTCACTCCGGTCCTATTTTGTTCGGAACCACGACTGGGTGGCTGTGCCTGTGTCAACGTCGTCGGACACTGACCGGCAAGCAGAGCGCTCGGCATTGCCATCATCAGAAGCCATAGCATCGAGTGGGCGGTGCGTTTCATCAATAAATAACTATGGGTCAACTTTGTTGCCGCCAATGATAAACTATTTCACTGCAATGCTTGAGAGAAACTTGTTCATGATGACTGCTCACCTATCGCAAACCGATGCCCGACTTGGATTGCTTTGCCAATGGATTGAACAAACGCTTGGTTCCGTCACCAGAGTGTCGGCGATTTCGGGCGATGCGAGTTTTCGCCGATATTTTCGCTTTGTGCTTAACTCCGGACAGCGGGTCATTGGCGTCGATGCGCCGCCGGAATATGAAGATGTCCAGGCTTTTGTCAAAGTCCAGCAGCTACTCAAAAGCCTGGATGTGCGGGTTCCAGACCTTTACGCAGGGGATGTGATGCAGGGATTTTTAGCCCTCGAAGACCTTGGTGATGCCACATTATTTTCGGTGCTGAGCGAGGATAATGTTCATCATTGGTACGAACTCGCCTTGCGCATGGCAGCCACCATGGCAAGTGCCCGGCCCGATCAGGCACTCCCACCCTATGATGTCACACTGCTTGATAGGGAAATGCAGCTCTTCATTGATTGGTTGCTCGAACGCCATCTTGAGCTTCGACTATCCTGTCGCGAGAAAAACTGGCTGTATGACCATTTCGAGCGACTTAAGCAAATCATTGCCGTGCAGACTGTTGGCTTGGTGCATCGAGATTTTCATGCGCGCAACTTGATGGTCGTCGATCATAAGACGCTCGCCACCATTGATTTTCAAGATGCTGTTATCGGCCCCGTCACCTACGATCTGGTGTCACTTATCAAAGATTGTTATGTGCAATGGCCGCAAACGCTTCGTGACCGATGGTGTGATGCCTTCCGTGAGCAACTCAAAGCCAAGGGAGTGACTGTCCCTAGTCAAGAGGAATTTTTGTATTGGACAGACACTATGGGAATACAACGTCATCTCAAAGCAGCCGGAATTTTCGCGCGTCTTTGGCATCGTGATGGAAAACCGGGTTATTTGAAGGACATCCCTCGCACCTTAAGTTACATTGAACAAGCGGGTGCGCGCCATGACGCATGGCGAACACTCGGCGAATGGGTACAAGATGTGGTGCAACCGCGGCTGGCCGAGGTCCAGGAACAGTCATGACGCAATTGATTCGTACAGCGATGATTTTGGCCGCAGGCCTAGGAGAACGACTCAAGCCGCTGACCGATCACACCCCCAAACCACTGATGAGTGCGGGTGGCCTCACACTACTTGATTGGCACATGCTGCGCTTGCAAGCGCTCAACATTGACAGAGTCGTGATCAATATCAGTCATCTCGCCGAGCAAATTGAAACACATCTGAAAACGAAATGGGCAAACGCGCCTTTTGACATTATTGTGTCAAGAGAACCGACGCCGCTTGAAACCGCAGGCGGTATCGCCAATGCCCGACCATGGCTTGGCGACGCGCCCTTCCTCATCCTGAATGGCGACGTCTGGACCAATGCCGATCTCAATTTGGCACTCAATCGCCGCTGGCCCCAACATTCGTTTGCGCATTTGTTTTTGGTGCCGAACCCCCGCCATCATCCGGAAGGTGATTTTTTTCTTGACCAAGACGGCCGGGTATCGTGCGCACCGCCTGGTCTGCGAATAACTTACGCCGGACTTGGCGTATTTTCTCCTGCGTTGTTTGACCCTCTCGACGCGAACGCCGGCCGTCTTGGCCCGTTTTTGCGAAAATGGGCCATGGAAGGCCGTGTGACAGGCTCGCTTCTCGATGGCTGCTGGTTTGATGTCGGCACGCCAAAACGACTGCGGCAATGGCAGCGTTTCATGGAGGAAGCATCGGCATGACCGTTGTCACCGGCCGTTTTTTTCTGGCGCTGGCTGGCTGGGCGCTTTTTGATTTCTGGGGCGCTTTGTTCGGCTTTTTGTTCGGCTGGTGGCTTGACCATCACTTGCGAAAACACCTATGGACGAACAAGCGTCACCACACCGCATCACAATATTATCTGCACGCACTATTTGCCCTGATGGGGCGTCTGGCCAAAGCCGACGGCCATGTTAGCCCAGAAGAAATTCAGTGGGCATCATCGCAGATGAAAATGCTCGGCCTATCCGAGACATTGGTGGAGCAAGCCAAGCAGTGGTTTCGTGACGGCAGAGACACGAACGACCTAAGCCCCATCATTCGCATGGCAAGAAAACACCTGACACGTGCACAACGGCGCCAACTTATCCAACAACTTGCCACCCTGTTTGAGACCGTAGGCAATCATGGTACGCAGCAAGCGCTCTGGCAACACATCGCTCAGCAATTGGGGCTCTCCGTCAAACAAACCCATAAAATCTTGGCTAAGACCTTGCGCAATAGAATGTTGACAACGCTCGCGATGGCCTATCAAACGCTGGAAATATCACCGGATTGTAATGACGCTGAAGTCAAACGAGCCTACCGACGCAAAATGATGCAACTACACCCAGACCGCCACTTCGCAAGACACGCAAATGCTGAAGACCTCAGCCACACCACAGAACAAATGAAACGGGTCCAGGAAGCCTATCGAACCATACGGGAAAGTCGAACAAAACAGGCAGCAAAAAATCTTGACCCTTGAACTTTGTCAATAAAGCCTTATCTAAACAAGCGTTGTCTTCGTTGTTAACCCGCATCCAACGCGTCCTCAAAATAAAAGAATAAGGGTGACGCATACTTAGGGGAGAACCATCGTGATACAAGTCGAGCAGCTAACCAAATACTTTGGTGACTTTGTTGCAGTAGATGGCCTATCCTTTTCCGTCAAGCCAGGCGAAGTGTTGGGCTTCCTTGGTCCAAACGGCGCTGGTAAGTCTACCACCATGAAAATGATCACTGGCTATTTGGCGGCCGACAAAGGACGTGTGCTCATTAATGGTCAGGATGTCGCCGAGGCTGGTGTTCATGTCAAAAAGACATTCGGCTATCTGCCGGAAGGCGCGCCGGCATACCAGGAAATGACTGTCTTTGAATTTCTCCGCTTCGTGGCAGAAGTCAGAGACATTCCTGAGCACAGGCTGATGGAGGCCATTGATCGTGTTGTGCACCTTGTCGATTTATCGTCAGTCATCGCCCAGCCGATAGAGACTTTATCTAAAGGATACAAGCGTAGGGTTGGATTGGCGCAAGCGCTGATTCATGATCCGCAAATTCTGATTCTCGATGAACCAACGGACGGACTGGATCCCAACCAGAAACATCAGGTTCGTGAACTCATTCGCAACCTGTCTCGAGACAAAATTGTCATCATATCGACACATATTCTGGAAGAAGTCACGGCAGTCTGCACGCGGGCCTTGATCATTCGTCGCGGTAAAAAAGTGTTCGATGGCCTGCCTAGCGAACTGCTCGAACAATCCGAATACCATAACGCAGTTTCCATTGTGTTCCGGAAGCCCCCCGAGGTTTCCATCGAAACCATCGTGCAATTACCGCCAGTGCAGCGGGTCGAGTGCCCACATCCAGAGCATTGGATCGTCATTCCCAAGCCGGGCGAAACACCGCTTGCGCAAGTTCAAGCCTGGCTAGAAGCGCAAAATATGCCGGTTGCGGCCATTTATCCCGAGCCGGGTCGCCTTGATGATGTATTCCGTCGCCTGACTACGGAGGTAAGCCACCATGAGTAAGATGTGGAGCATTGCACGACGCGAATGGAACAGTTATTTCGCCACACCTTTGGCTTACGTTTTCATTGCCATTTTTCTCATGTTGTCCGCGGCGTTTACTTTTTACCTCGGCAACTTCTACGAACGTGGACAAGCTGACTTGCTGCCGTTTTTCAACTTTCACCCATGGCTCTACCTGTTTCTCGTCCCAGCGATCAGCATGCGCTCTTGGGCCGAAGAACGAAAAAGCGGCACCCTTGAGCTGCTTTTGACTTTACCGCTTAAGTTACGAGACGCGGTGCTGGGTAAGTTTTTTGCCGCGTGGGGTGTGGTGGGCTTATCACTGTTGCTGACCTTCCCGATTTGGCTGACCGTGAACTATCTGGGAGACCCCGACAACGGCGCGATTTTAGCGAGCTACCTTGGCAGTTTTATCATGGCAGGAGCGTTTCTCGCCATTGGCCAAGCCATTTCGGCACTGACCAACAATCAAGTCGTTGCCTTTATTTTGACGGTTGTTGTCTGCTTGTTGCTGATACTGGCTGGCCACCCAATGGTGCTTGACGTTTTCTCTGGTTGGGCGCCTCAGTCCGTCGTTGACACCATTGCGTCATTCAGCTTTTTGGCACATTTCGATGCCATACAAAAAGGCGTCATCGACATTCGCGACCTCATTTACTTTGGGGGACTGATGGCAACCTGGCTGATTGCAACAGCCATCATCATCGATATGAAAAAGGCAGATTAACAGGAGCGCGCCATGCACAAAAAACTCAATGCAAAAATCGGGCTTGCGCTACTCACTTTTGTTTTTATCGCCACGATGGTGGTCGCCAACGTGATATTTTCAGGGTGGCGCATGGACTTCACCGAAGAGAAACTCTATACCCTTTCAGATGGCACCCGTCATTTGTTGAAAAAAATTGAAGAACCCATTGAACTGCGCTTTTACTTCTCGGACGAAGCCTCTAAAGCCGTTCCAGCGCTACGCAACTACGCCCAACAGATACGGGAAATTCTGGAAGCCTATGCCGATCTCTCTGGTGGCAGGATTCAATTGAGAGTCATTGATCCTGAGCCATTCTCGGAAGCCGAAGACGAAGCGGCTGCATTTGGCTTACAACCCATTGACGTTGGCACCGGCGAAAAAATCTATTTTGGTTTGGTTGGCATCAACTCGACGGACGGACAAGAAACCATTCCCTTGTTTAATATTGATCGGGCCGATACGTTGGAATATGACATCAGCCGGCTTATCTACAAATTGAACCAGACAAAGCCTGTTGTCGTGGGCTTGATCACCTCTCTCCCAGCCACGGGCGGTTTTTCCATCGTGCAAAGAAGGCCGACGCCCGCCTGGCTTGCCATTCAACAATTACAACAAATGTTCGAAGTCAAAACGCTCACCAAAGACATTGAGCAGGTGCCGGCCGACATCAACGTGCTCGTGCTATTGCATCCCAAAGGGCTGTCAGAAAAAGCGTTGAAGGCCATCGATCAATTCGTCACTCGAGGAGGCCGCCTTTTGGTTTTTGTTGACCCGCTTGCGGAGATGGCTCAAGCGGACCAGGCCATGATGGCGGGCCAGTTCCCCGGCAGCAAATCGTCTAATTTGCCCAAATTGTTCAAAGCTTGGGGCATCGAATTCGATGCCGAGCATGTCGTTTTAGATGCGCTCAATGGCCTTGAGATCGTCACCCAAAACAATGCCACCGTTCGCCATCCTGGCATTCTGGGACTCAAAGAAAATGCGCTCAATTCAGACGATGTCATCACGCGCGGCTTGTCAATGTTGACCTTGTCGAGCACAGGCCATTTCAAAAAACTTGACAACGCCTCTATGCAGATACAACCGTTGCTGACCTCCAGCGAGCAGGCCATGTTGGTCGACAGCACACGCATGCAAATGCTGCGCGACCCCACAACGCTCATTAAAGACTTCAAGGCAAGCGGAGAACGTTACTGGCTAGCGGTTCGACTCACGGGGACGCCACCCAGTGCCTTTGAACAGGCAACCAAGCAGGACAAGCAGAACACTCAGACATCCGCCAAGGCAAACATCATCCTTGTTGCTGACACCGATGTCTTGAGCGATCGCCTATGGGTGCAGTTCCGAAATTTCTTCGGTCAGCGCATCGCCTATCCTTGGGCTGGTAATGGCGCATTTCTGATCAACGCGGTGGAAAACCTAAGCGGCAGCGACGACTTGATCGCCATTCGTTCGCGTGCCCGTCATTTGCGGCCATTTACCACCGTCGATGCCCTCCGGGTCGCTGCAGAAGCACGCTTCCGCGATAAAGAGCGCGAATTGCAGGCACGCTTGACCGAAACCGAAAACAAGTTGTCTGAGCTGCAAAAACAAAAACCCAATGAGCAGGCACTCGTGCTGTCGCCAGAGCAAAAAGCGGCCATTGAACGGTTTGAGCAGGAGCGCCTGCGTATTCGCAAAGAGTTACGACAAGTCCAGCATCAACTTAACCAGGACATTGACCAACTGGGCAGTTGGCTCAAATTCTTGAACATCATTCTCATGCCCATTGTCCTGACACTTATGCTGGCATTGCTCATGTCCATAGTGCGTCGCCGACGCCATCACATCATGTCGCACTGACAGGAGGATTGGCATGAACAAACAAACCATTATGGGGCTTACCGTAGTTGCAGTCATCCTGTCATTGGCTGCTTACTTTGCCTATCAACCCACTCCAGAGCAATTTGCACCAAAACTTTGGCTGCCTGATCTTGCAAATAAAATTGAGCAGGTTGATACCATTGAAGTGCAGAAAAAAGGAAAAGGAGAAGTCCACCTGAATCAAAAAGACAATGGCTGGCGCGTCAAGGAAAAATACGACTATCCTGCCTCTCTCGAGAAAATCCGCGACTTGATCGGCGCATTGCAAGAGGCCGAAATCAAAGCGAAAAAAACCGCCGATCCAAACAAACACGCACGGCTCGAACTGACGGCCGAGCAAGCCACTCGCATTCGCATGCTGAGCGGGAACGATGTGCTGCTAGACGTCATGGTAGGCAAACAAGGGCCGAACTATCAGGGGCGATACGTGCGCTTAAGCGATAGCAACCAGACCTATTGGATTGATAAAAACCTGGATGTTTCGCTAGATGCAGTTCATTGGCTTGATCGAGACCTGATTAGCATTGAACCGGCCCAAGTTAAACGAGTGACTTATCAAGCTCAGGGCGCCAAGAAGCCTCTGATCGTCGAAAGGCACTCGCCGACTGATAAGCATTTTTCGGTGCGTGATTTACCCCAAGATCGAGCGCTGGCATTCGAAGGCGCCGCAGATGTCGCCGATACTGTCTTACTCGGGCTACGGCTTGAAGATGTCATGCCGCGGCCTGCCAATACACCTCAAAAGCCAGTATTCACCACCACCGTCGACACCTTTGATGGCAAACACGTGGTGATCCGTATGTTTGAACCGAAGGAAAACGAACTTTGGGCGGAATTTGATGTCAGCTTCTTGCCTGAAAATATCGTTCAAACACAAACAAGTGCACCAAGCGATAAACCGTTAGATGACCAAATGGAGAAATGGAAAAACCAAGCCAACGCATTGGCTACCCGTTTAGCCCCATGGCGCTATAAGCTGTCTAGTTATCAAAGCCAGGTGCTACGCAAAAAGCTTGAGGATTTCACCCGTGTCAAAAAGGAAGAGAAATCATCGAATGAAGGCAGCCAGGCGGCTACACCGACAAAACCTGCCAGCGCTTCACGTGACGGTTAAAAAGCACCTGACAGAAAAAGCCGCCCGGAGGCGGCTTTTTTGTTCGATATGGTGGCCGGGGGCAGAATCGAACTGCCGACACGCGGATTTTCAGTCCGCTGCTCTACCGACTGAGCTACCCGGCCACAAGTGGTGCGTATTAAAGCGATTCAGACAGATGAAGTCAAGGGGACAATAAAATTTTCTTGGCAAATGGCGGCCATTGTCAAAGAATGGCCGCCTACGCTCATGACTTTGCTTGCTTGCGGGCCGCTTTTTTACGGCGAGCATTGCCAAACGTGCCTCGCCAAATTTTTCCGCGGCGCGTACGGATATCACCTTTACCCATTGCGTTTCTCCCATCTTATGACGAGCGCTTGATTATAGCCAACATCTTGAAATTTCGCTACTTTGCCCAATCCTTCTGCTAACGTAAATTTCATTCAGGGGAGGCACCATGTTTCGACGAATTGCGTTATTTTTAGCCACAAACCTTGCCGTCATCGCACTTTTGACCACCTCGCTTCACCTAGTTGGGATTGAGCCCTATTTGCGTGCTAACGGTATTAATGTCACAGCGCTGCTCGCTTTTGCAGCAGTGTTTGGTTTTGGTGGCGCGCTCATCTCCCTTGCCATGTCTAAATGGATGGCCATACATTCAGTGGGCGCACACGTCATCGACCAACCTGCCACGCCAGCCGAGCAATGGCTCGTCTCAACCGTTCAACGCTTAGCAGAACAGGCGGATATTGGCATGCCGGATGTAGCCATCTACGAAAGTCCGGATGTCAATGCGTTTGCCACCGGGATGAACCGACATCACGCACTTGTCGCGGTGTCTACCGGATTGCTACACAATATGACGGAAGACGAAATCGAAGCGGTTTTGGCCCATGAGGTCTCTCACATTGCCAATGGTGATATGGTCACCCTGACCTTGATTCAAGGCGTGGTCAATACTTTCGTGATATTTTTGTCGCGAATCATTGGCGCCATCGTTGATAAGGCCATATTTCGCACCGAACGAGGTTATGGACCGGGTTACTTTATCACCGTCATTGTCTCCGAACTGTTGCTCGGGCTGGTGGCCACTGTTATTGTTATATGGTTTTCTCGGCAGCGTGAGTTTCGTGCAGACGCTGGTGGGGCCCGACTGGCTGGTCGTGATAAGATGATTGCCGCGCTGCAGCGATTGCAACACGTCCATGCCGATCCTCTGCCGAGCGAATTGGCAGCGTTTGGCATCGCTGGCGGCTTTGCTCGCGGCATCCGCCGCCTGTTTATGAGTCATCCGCCGCTTGAGGAACGTATTACCGCCTTGCAGCACGCAACCTATGCCTGACAAATCGGAGTGAATGTATGCCGCAACGCACCAACCCGACCCGCTTAAAAATTCGACGACCAGATGACTGGCACGTTCATCTACGCGATGGTGCGCTTTTAGATATGGTCGTCCAACATTCCGCGCGCCAGTTTGGCCGCGTTCTCGTTATGCCCAATCTCGTGCCGCCAATCCGCTCCGCTGCAGAGGCTTTAGCGTACCGTGAACGCATCCTGCGAGCCCTAGCGCCGGAGGCCCGCCTTCAACCCATGATGACACTGTACCTAACC encodes:
- the pdxA gene encoding 4-hydroxythreonine-4-phosphate dehydrogenase (catalyzes oxidation of 4-(phosphohydroxy)-L-threonine into 2-amino-3-oxo-4-(phosphohydroxy)butyric acid which decarboxylates to form 1-amino-3-(phosphohydroxy)propan-2-one (3-amino-2-oxopropyl phosphate)), coding for MITLGITVGEPAGIGPDVVLAALERNWPARLIVFGDADVLHQRAVLLNKSVEFQVFADLRSALSATDAHQAGRVTVVHRPVVAKVQPGVLSTDNVEHVLTLLQNAHEGCRSGELDGMVTGPVHKGVINDAGIAFSGHTEWLSQRNG
- the surA gene encoding peptidylprolyl isomerase SurA; protein product: MENDMYMKRLALFLLGGLFAWGLSGQAYATAVVFERIIAIVNDDVILHSELERRLETVRAQLKRQGVQLPDEKKFRKQVLERMILDSIQLQLAERAGVRVSDAELNATIASIARKNGMTLAQFKERLTQQGESYPLFREDLRKEIMISRIRQGFVGRRVFISEREVDDMVKLMDAQGANRVQYRLGHILVAIPETATPEDIAAARQKAADLVKQLRAGADFARLAVAYSDGQDALQGGDMGWRTANQLPTLFVPIAKRLKVGEVADPVRSGSGLHILKLLDKKGGEEQKLVREVRARHILLKPSKILSDEQARQKLMEIREKVLNGADFATLAKQYSEDLGSASEGGDLGWASPDVYTPEFKEVVKQLKEGEISMPFRSRFGWHIVRVEGWRTSDQTEEAKRERARRILFQRKFEEAAETWLRQLRAEAYVKILDEAA
- the lptD gene encoding LPS-assembly protein LptD codes for the protein MAATKLTHSYLLMKRTAHSMLWLLMMAMPSALLAGQCPTTLTQAQPPSRGSEQNRTGVTVRAEQLVSKAQQTEARGNVEVRLPDSQFLADQATIDAASGAVRASGHLRFESDSVQMHAEQLTADSRQQKVTLDGAQYQLRGSAGRGKAGHAEIDVRSGLLLRDAAYTTCPEDDESWQIRAAEIGIDARTGYGHAKHMLLYIGDVPVLYLPYLLFPAKNERTSGLLAPVFENSDINGQELALPIYLNLAPNYDMTLTPRWMSERGTLWESEFRYLSEHSQGQVDVGYLGDDKLAEAPTPSRRYQFRWRQDSRWGPHWKMALEYHRVSDDSYFFDMGRDLYSSSIVQLRRDWRLDYADDEWQFLARVSADDALNAQTDPYRRYPQLAFQYQPVKDHWTISGEAVRFERDAATSADRIHLRTGYQLSKEGLSGFFRFNGMLDWRYYEQRQPSGQQDQLTITTPMVSLDAGVYLERRIGLFSHKWLQTLEPRLFYLYVPYRDQRDIGLYDTGAPIRNYQWLFRTNRYTGIDRLGDADRLSVGVSSRLYSASDGREVFRWGVGQAVNFRSPRVDLVSSVPDAASVVNQTDAKETPIFFDAQLSPYEHWQASSSIEWRPDTGQTEAASFRLQYRRDDKHLLNVAHRTRRLVDGGSVEQIDLSGVWQVAPQWHMLGRYYRDLANDQAIEWVAGVAYEDCCWAIRLVKRRYLSVALDAFGQPLANTIGRYNTGLYLEFVFKGLSSLGNTGFLQKSISGYQDPFFSN
- a CDS encoding aminoglycoside phosphotransferase, yielding MINYFTAMLERNLFMMTAHLSQTDARLGLLCQWIEQTLGSVTRVSAISGDASFRRYFRFVLNSGQRVIGVDAPPEYEDVQAFVKVQQLLKSLDVRVPDLYAGDVMQGFLALEDLGDATLFSVLSEDNVHHWYELALRMAATMASARPDQALPPYDVTLLDREMQLFIDWLLERHLELRLSCREKNWLYDHFERLKQIIAVQTVGLVHRDFHARNLMVVDHKTLATIDFQDAVIGPVTYDLVSLIKDCYVQWPQTLRDRWCDAFREQLKAKGVTVPSQEEFLYWTDTMGIQRHLKAAGIFARLWHRDGKPGYLKDIPRTLSYIEQAGARHDAWRTLGEWVQDVVQPRLAEVQEQS
- a CDS encoding nucleotidyltransferase family protein, which translates into the protein MTQLIRTAMILAAGLGERLKPLTDHTPKPLMSAGGLTLLDWHMLRLQALNIDRVVINISHLAEQIETHLKTKWANAPFDIIVSREPTPLETAGGIANARPWLGDAPFLILNGDVWTNADLNLALNRRWPQHSFAHLFLVPNPRHHPEGDFFLDQDGRVSCAPPGLRITYAGLGVFSPALFDPLDANAGRLGPFLRKWAMEGRVTGSLLDGCWFDVGTPKRLRQWQRFMEEASA
- a CDS encoding ABC transporter ATP-binding protein is translated as MIQVEQLTKYFGDFVAVDGLSFSVKPGEVLGFLGPNGAGKSTTMKMITGYLAADKGRVLINGQDVAEAGVHVKKTFGYLPEGAPAYQEMTVFEFLRFVAEVRDIPEHRLMEAIDRVVHLVDLSSVIAQPIETLSKGYKRRVGLAQALIHDPQILILDEPTDGLDPNQKHQVRELIRNLSRDKIVIISTHILEEVTAVCTRALIIRRGKKVFDGLPSELLEQSEYHNAVSIVFRKPPEVSIETIVQLPPVQRVECPHPEHWIVIPKPGETPLAQVQAWLEAQNMPVAAIYPEPGRLDDVFRRLTTEVSHHE
- a CDS encoding ABC transporter permease, with the protein product MSKMWSIARREWNSYFATPLAYVFIAIFLMLSAAFTFYLGNFYERGQADLLPFFNFHPWLYLFLVPAISMRSWAEERKSGTLELLLTLPLKLRDAVLGKFFAAWGVVGLSLLLTFPIWLTVNYLGDPDNGAILASYLGSFIMAGAFLAIGQAISALTNNQVVAFILTVVVCLLLILAGHPMVLDVFSGWAPQSVVDTIASFSFLAHFDAIQKGVIDIRDLIYFGGLMATWLIATAIIIDMKKAD